A genomic window from Cytobacillus suaedae includes:
- a CDS encoding phosphate/phosphite/phosphonate ABC transporter substrate-binding protein — MKKFLILLTALTMVLALAACGTNNEGTDNAGEKKEEEIKELTMGFIPSQEADQIADNVKPLEEYLTEKLGVPVKAEVMIDFVGLVEGMRTGQIDIGFTNPFGYVQAKERANVTPIVKSIRHGSDTYKAQFIARADSGLKSIDDLVATEGLTWAFGDTLSTSGYLFPASLLTEMGVEDINTFFKQTAVGGHDNAVLAVLEGQADFATTFSDARTVLEKDHPNVMEEVIVIGHTEEIPNDGVSVRDGLSEEWVTKIQEAFLAINDNPEVLAVMNEVYTWDGIAESTDEEFDVVRAVYEQFKDQLGE, encoded by the coding sequence ATGAAAAAGTTTTTAATTTTGCTAACAGCGCTTACAATGGTTTTAGCTCTTGCTGCATGTGGTACTAACAACGAAGGTACTGACAACGCAGGTGAGAAAAAAGAAGAAGAAATTAAAGAATTAACAATGGGATTCATTCCTTCTCAGGAAGCTGACCAAATTGCTGACAACGTTAAGCCTTTAGAAGAGTACTTAACTGAGAAACTTGGAGTTCCTGTTAAAGCTGAAGTTATGATTGACTTCGTAGGATTAGTAGAAGGTATGAGAACTGGTCAAATCGACATTGGTTTTACAAACCCATTTGGTTATGTTCAAGCTAAAGAACGTGCTAATGTTACACCAATCGTAAAATCAATTCGTCATGGCTCTGATACATATAAAGCTCAGTTTATTGCTAGAGCTGATTCAGGGTTAAAATCTATCGATGATTTAGTTGCTACAGAAGGGTTAACTTGGGCGTTTGGAGATACACTTTCAACTTCTGGATACCTTTTCCCAGCATCTTTATTAACTGAAATGGGTGTTGAAGATATTAACACATTCTTCAAGCAAACTGCAGTTGGTGGACATGACAATGCAGTATTAGCAGTTCTTGAAGGTCAAGCAGATTTTGCTACAACTTTCTCTGACGCACGTACTGTATTAGAAAAAGACCATCCAAATGTAATGGAAGAAGTTATTGTAATTGGTCACACTGAAGAAATCCCTAACGATGGAGTATCTGTTCGTGATGGTTTATCTGAAGAGTGGGTTACTAAAATTCAAGAAGCTTTCTTAGCAATCAATGACAATCCTGAAGTATTAGCAGTAATGAATGAAGTTTATACTTGGGATGGAATTGCAGAATCAACTGATGAAGAGTTCGATGTTGTTCGTGCAGTTTATGAGCAATTTAAAGATCAATTAGGCGAATAA